One part of the Solanum dulcamara chromosome 3, daSolDulc1.2, whole genome shotgun sequence genome encodes these proteins:
- the LOC129882687 gene encoding uncharacterized protein LOC129882687 isoform X3, with translation MKMLIAQEMSKEIDSSHNPPSVVAKLMGLDALPQKSVPAIGSHFGGHSRCHTDSSFSYCQHENESLTKEMQQEFHQYPEQNEYKDVYEVWQHPPEMNCVRSKSPQKARHDEIGFEKKSAFVRQKFIEAKCLSIDEQLRQSKEFQDALDVLSSNTDLFLKFLQEPNPMFTQHLYNLQSMPPPETKRITVLKPSKMIDDCKFGGSVKKNEKEIGRATHVGQGNRAKAHMAFSPPVASWNIDENHAQPTRIVVLKPSLGKTHKFRDASSSPSASPRVSQTETSFVNMEANEAQESREVAKSITQLMRVNIGGHQRDETLLSSVFANGYIGDESSFNKSEKEYAAGNLSDSEVMSPASRHSWEYINRFGSPYSCSSMSRASYSPESSVSREAKKRLSERWAMVASNDSFQEQRQMRRSNNSTLGEMLSLSDIKTTGRLEQDSIKEDPQISNSNSVSNSKDDEGITKSPKNLLRSKSVPVCSTAFSSQLNVGAPDPVTGENDLPKHTTKPRSTKSSLKGKVSNFFSSRTKKPNKDRAKYLQSNDDLQSGAKPLRSLSEVDKYSGEFLDDPGVECSTTSLRESSCALTCEDLVGKQPATSPEVVLSGARSLRARHLCIQDQASPISVLETPFEEDEHPARISSGGIKLDRHGAELSVHSLRSNLIDKSPPIGSIARTLSWDDSCADTASSVCVRPSSSTQRTEEVKREWFSFVQTLLTMAGLDEVQSDTFSTMWHSPESPLDPSLREKYIDLNEETIHEAKRRQRRSTQKLVFDCVNAALLEISGYGPDNFQRAIPYMGVHNNLPQGSRLVLLDQVWDRMKEWFSSEVKYLSTDSEDLDSLVVEEMVGKEVMGKWWLENSRLELDNVGIEIEEKLFEELVHESVVELAGSM, from the exons ATGAAGATGCTCATAGCCCAAGAAATGtccaaggaaatagattctagTCACAATCCACCTAGTGTTGTTGCTAAGCTGATGGGACTTGATGCTCTTCCGCAGAAATCTGTTCCAGCTATAGGAAGTCATTTTGGAGGTCATTCACGGTGTCATACAGATTCCTCTTTCAGCTATTGCCAGCACGAAAACGAATCCTTGACGAAAGAAATGCAACAAGAATTTCATCAATACCCCGAGCAGAATGAATATAAAGATGTTTATGAAGTTTGGCAGCACCCCCCAGAAATGAACTGTGTGAGAAGTAAATCCCCACAAAAGGCAAGACACGATGAGATTGGTTTTGAAAAGAAGTCAGCTTTTGTTCGTCAGAAGTTTATTGAAGCAAAATGTTTATCCATAGATGAACAACTTCGCCAGTCTAAGGAATTCCAAGATGCATTGGATGTCTTAAGTTCCAACACGGATCTGTTCCTTAAGTTTTTACAAGAACCAAACCCAATGTTTACTCAGCATTTATATAATTTGCAGTCTATGCCTCCTCCTGAGACAAAGCGAATAACTGTTCTAaaaccatcaaagatgattgaTGATTGTAAATTTGGTGGATCAGTGaagaaaaatgagaaagaaaTAGGCAGAGCCACCCATGTAGGTCAGGGCAACAGGGCCAAAGCTCATATGGCATTTTCCCCTCCTGTAGCTAGTTGGAACATTGATGAAAATCATGCTCAACCTACACGGATAGTCGTATTAAAACCAAGTCTTGGTAAGACTCACAAGTTTAGGGATGCAAGTTCTTCACCATCTGCATCACCAAGAGTATCACAAACTGAAACAAGTTTTGTCAACATGGAGGCTAATGAAGCTCAAGAATCAAGAGAAGTGGCAAAGTCTATTACACAGCTTATGCGAGTAAACATAGGTGGACATCAAAGGGATGAAACATTACTTTCTTCTGTATTTGCAAATGGCTACATTGGTGACGAAAGCTCATTTAATAAATCTGAAAAAGAATATGCAGCTGGAAATCTCAGTGATTCTGAAGTCATGTCACCAGCTTCTAGGCACTCATGGGAATATATCAATAGGTTTGGCAGCCCTTATTCTTGTTCCTCCATGAGCCGTGCTTCTTATTCCCCTGAATCTTCAGTTTCCAGAGAAGCCAAGAAGCGGCTTTCCGAGAGATGGGCGATGGTGGCATCTAATGACAGTTTTCAAGAACAAAGACAAATGAGGAGAAGCAACAACAGCACTTTAGGTGAGATGCTTTCTCTTTCTGATATTAAGACGACCGGAAGATTAGAGCAGGATAGTATTAAAGAAGATCCCCAGATATCAAATTCCAACTCAGTGAGTAATTCCAAAGATGATGAAGGTATCACCAAGTCACCAAAGAATCTTTTGAGATCTAAGTCTGTCCCTGTATGCTCTACTGCATTCAGTTCACAGTTGAATGTGGGTGCCCCAGATCCTGTGACAGGGGAAAATGACCTTCCCAAGCATACAACAAAACCTAGAAGTacaaaatcatcattgaaaGGGAAGGTCTCAAATTTTTTTTCCTCTAGGACCAAAAAGCCAAACAAAGACAGAGCCAAGTATTTGCAATCCAATGATGACTTGCAGTCTGGTGCAAAGCCTTTACGTTCTCTATCAGAAGTTGACAAATATAGTGGTGAATTCCTTGATGATCCAGGGGTTGAGTGCTCAACAACCAGTCTTCGTGAATCATCATGTGCACTAACTTGCGAAGATTTGGTTGGGAAGCAACCCGCAACCTCTCCTGAG GTTGTTCTGTCTGGAGCAAGATCTTTGCGTGCTAGACACCTCTGTATCCAGGACCAAGCAAGTCCTATATCAGTTTTGGAGACACCATTTGAAGAGGATGAACATCCAGCACGTATATCATCTGGAGGTATCAAGCTAGACCGTCATG GTGCTGAGTTGTCTGTTCACTCTTTAAGGTCCAATTTGATTGACAAATCTCCTCCAATAGGATCAATTGCTCGTACATTGTCATGGGACGATTCCTGTGCAGATACAGCCAGTTCAGTTTGTGTAAGACCATCATCATCTACTCAGAGGACTGAGGAAGTAAAACGTGAATGGTTCTCTTTTGTTCAAACATTACTAACCATGGCCGGCCTTGATGAAGTGCAGTCTGATACTTTCTCAACCATGTGGCATTCTCCTGAAAGCCCTTTGGACCCATCACTTAGAGAAAAATACATTGATCTGAATGAGGAGACAATACATGAAGCTAAGCGAAGGCAAAGGAGATCAACCCAAAAGCTTGTGTTTGATTGTGTAAATGCAGCTTTACTAGAAATTTCAGGATATGGGCCAGACAACTTCCAAAGAGCCATACCTTATATGGGGGTCCATAATAATCTGCCACAGGGAAGTAGACTAGTATTGTTGGACCAAGTGTGGGACCGGATGAAGGAATGGTTTTCTAGTGAAGTGAAATATCTGTCTACTGATAGTGAGGACTTAGACAGCCTGGTGGTTGAGGAAATGGTAGGGAAGGAGGTGATGGGCAAATGGTGGCTTGAAAACTCGAGATTAGAATTAGACAATGTAGGAATCGAAATTGAAGAGAAGTTGTTCGAAGAGCTTGTGCATGAATCTGTCGTTGAATTGGCAGGTAGTATGTGA
- the LOC129882687 gene encoding uncharacterized protein LOC129882687 isoform X1: MNLGVFCQSPSPRRVPTLPFKTLICVFRCTNLAEYRIKMNGFQNGKSRTHDKPSPGCLGRMVNLFDLNSGVAGNRLLTEKPHRDGSLSRSQSDLVRLPLPSEDQVEEKLPLPSEDQVEEKLVVSNLKRSSSNRKSNGTPMKMLIAQEMSKEIDSSHNPPSVVAKLMGLDALPQKSVPAIGSHFGGHSRCHTDSSFSYCQHENESLTKEMQQEFHQYPEQNEYKDVYEVWQHPPEMNCVRSKSPQKARHDEIGFEKKSAFVRQKFIEAKCLSIDEQLRQSKEFQDALDVLSSNTDLFLKFLQEPNPMFTQHLYNLQSMPPPETKRITVLKPSKMIDDCKFGGSVKKNEKEIGRATHVGQGNRAKAHMAFSPPVASWNIDENHAQPTRIVVLKPSLGKTHKFRDASSSPSASPRVSQTETSFVNMEANEAQESREVAKSITQLMRVNIGGHQRDETLLSSVFANGYIGDESSFNKSEKEYAAGNLSDSEVMSPASRHSWEYINRFGSPYSCSSMSRASYSPESSVSREAKKRLSERWAMVASNDSFQEQRQMRRSNNSTLGEMLSLSDIKTTGRLEQDSIKEDPQISNSNSVSNSKDDEGITKSPKNLLRSKSVPVCSTAFSSQLNVGAPDPVTGENDLPKHTTKPRSTKSSLKGKVSNFFSSRTKKPNKDRAKYLQSNDDLQSGAKPLRSLSEVDKYSGEFLDDPGVECSTTSLRESSCALTCEDLVGKQPATSPEVVLSGARSLRARHLCIQDQASPISVLETPFEEDEHPARISSGGIKLDRHGAELSVHSLRSNLIDKSPPIGSIARTLSWDDSCADTASSVCVRPSSSTQRTEEVKREWFSFVQTLLTMAGLDEVQSDTFSTMWHSPESPLDPSLREKYIDLNEETIHEAKRRQRRSTQKLVFDCVNAALLEISGYGPDNFQRAIPYMGVHNNLPQGSRLVLLDQVWDRMKEWFSSEVKYLSTDSEDLDSLVVEEMVGKEVMGKWWLENSRLELDNVGIEIEEKLFEELVHESVVELAGSM, from the exons ATGAATCTCGGGGTGTTTTGCCAGAGCCCCAGCCCGAGGAGAGTCCCAACACTGCCTTTTAAAACACTGATCTGTGTTTTTCGCTGTACCAATCTAGCTGAATACA GAATTAAGATGAATGGGTTTCAGAATGGCAAGAGTCGTACCCATGATAAACCTTCTCCAGGATGCTTGGGACGAATGGTGAACCTTTTTGATTTAAATTCAGGGGTGGCAGGAAACAGGCTGCTTACAGAGAAACCACATCGTGATG GTTCCCTGTCAAGGAGCCAATCAGATCTGGTGAGGCTGCCGCTACCTTCTGAGGATCAAGTAGAAGAAAAACTGCCGCTACCTTCCGAGGATCAAGTAGAAGAAAAACTG GTTGTCTCGAATTTGAAGAGGTCTAGTTCAAACAGGAAATCAAATGGAACGCCAATGAAGATGCTCATAGCCCAAGAAATGtccaaggaaatagattctagTCACAATCCACCTAGTGTTGTTGCTAAGCTGATGGGACTTGATGCTCTTCCGCAGAAATCTGTTCCAGCTATAGGAAGTCATTTTGGAGGTCATTCACGGTGTCATACAGATTCCTCTTTCAGCTATTGCCAGCACGAAAACGAATCCTTGACGAAAGAAATGCAACAAGAATTTCATCAATACCCCGAGCAGAATGAATATAAAGATGTTTATGAAGTTTGGCAGCACCCCCCAGAAATGAACTGTGTGAGAAGTAAATCCCCACAAAAGGCAAGACACGATGAGATTGGTTTTGAAAAGAAGTCAGCTTTTGTTCGTCAGAAGTTTATTGAAGCAAAATGTTTATCCATAGATGAACAACTTCGCCAGTCTAAGGAATTCCAAGATGCATTGGATGTCTTAAGTTCCAACACGGATCTGTTCCTTAAGTTTTTACAAGAACCAAACCCAATGTTTACTCAGCATTTATATAATTTGCAGTCTATGCCTCCTCCTGAGACAAAGCGAATAACTGTTCTAaaaccatcaaagatgattgaTGATTGTAAATTTGGTGGATCAGTGaagaaaaatgagaaagaaaTAGGCAGAGCCACCCATGTAGGTCAGGGCAACAGGGCCAAAGCTCATATGGCATTTTCCCCTCCTGTAGCTAGTTGGAACATTGATGAAAATCATGCTCAACCTACACGGATAGTCGTATTAAAACCAAGTCTTGGTAAGACTCACAAGTTTAGGGATGCAAGTTCTTCACCATCTGCATCACCAAGAGTATCACAAACTGAAACAAGTTTTGTCAACATGGAGGCTAATGAAGCTCAAGAATCAAGAGAAGTGGCAAAGTCTATTACACAGCTTATGCGAGTAAACATAGGTGGACATCAAAGGGATGAAACATTACTTTCTTCTGTATTTGCAAATGGCTACATTGGTGACGAAAGCTCATTTAATAAATCTGAAAAAGAATATGCAGCTGGAAATCTCAGTGATTCTGAAGTCATGTCACCAGCTTCTAGGCACTCATGGGAATATATCAATAGGTTTGGCAGCCCTTATTCTTGTTCCTCCATGAGCCGTGCTTCTTATTCCCCTGAATCTTCAGTTTCCAGAGAAGCCAAGAAGCGGCTTTCCGAGAGATGGGCGATGGTGGCATCTAATGACAGTTTTCAAGAACAAAGACAAATGAGGAGAAGCAACAACAGCACTTTAGGTGAGATGCTTTCTCTTTCTGATATTAAGACGACCGGAAGATTAGAGCAGGATAGTATTAAAGAAGATCCCCAGATATCAAATTCCAACTCAGTGAGTAATTCCAAAGATGATGAAGGTATCACCAAGTCACCAAAGAATCTTTTGAGATCTAAGTCTGTCCCTGTATGCTCTACTGCATTCAGTTCACAGTTGAATGTGGGTGCCCCAGATCCTGTGACAGGGGAAAATGACCTTCCCAAGCATACAACAAAACCTAGAAGTacaaaatcatcattgaaaGGGAAGGTCTCAAATTTTTTTTCCTCTAGGACCAAAAAGCCAAACAAAGACAGAGCCAAGTATTTGCAATCCAATGATGACTTGCAGTCTGGTGCAAAGCCTTTACGTTCTCTATCAGAAGTTGACAAATATAGTGGTGAATTCCTTGATGATCCAGGGGTTGAGTGCTCAACAACCAGTCTTCGTGAATCATCATGTGCACTAACTTGCGAAGATTTGGTTGGGAAGCAACCCGCAACCTCTCCTGAG GTTGTTCTGTCTGGAGCAAGATCTTTGCGTGCTAGACACCTCTGTATCCAGGACCAAGCAAGTCCTATATCAGTTTTGGAGACACCATTTGAAGAGGATGAACATCCAGCACGTATATCATCTGGAGGTATCAAGCTAGACCGTCATG GTGCTGAGTTGTCTGTTCACTCTTTAAGGTCCAATTTGATTGACAAATCTCCTCCAATAGGATCAATTGCTCGTACATTGTCATGGGACGATTCCTGTGCAGATACAGCCAGTTCAGTTTGTGTAAGACCATCATCATCTACTCAGAGGACTGAGGAAGTAAAACGTGAATGGTTCTCTTTTGTTCAAACATTACTAACCATGGCCGGCCTTGATGAAGTGCAGTCTGATACTTTCTCAACCATGTGGCATTCTCCTGAAAGCCCTTTGGACCCATCACTTAGAGAAAAATACATTGATCTGAATGAGGAGACAATACATGAAGCTAAGCGAAGGCAAAGGAGATCAACCCAAAAGCTTGTGTTTGATTGTGTAAATGCAGCTTTACTAGAAATTTCAGGATATGGGCCAGACAACTTCCAAAGAGCCATACCTTATATGGGGGTCCATAATAATCTGCCACAGGGAAGTAGACTAGTATTGTTGGACCAAGTGTGGGACCGGATGAAGGAATGGTTTTCTAGTGAAGTGAAATATCTGTCTACTGATAGTGAGGACTTAGACAGCCTGGTGGTTGAGGAAATGGTAGGGAAGGAGGTGATGGGCAAATGGTGGCTTGAAAACTCGAGATTAGAATTAGACAATGTAGGAATCGAAATTGAAGAGAAGTTGTTCGAAGAGCTTGTGCATGAATCTGTCGTTGAATTGGCAGGTAGTATGTGA
- the LOC129882687 gene encoding uncharacterized protein LOC129882687 isoform X2, with product MNGFQNGKSRTHDKPSPGCLGRMVNLFDLNSGVAGNRLLTEKPHRDGSLSRSQSDLVRLPLPSEDQVEEKLPLPSEDQVEEKLVVSNLKRSSSNRKSNGTPMKMLIAQEMSKEIDSSHNPPSVVAKLMGLDALPQKSVPAIGSHFGGHSRCHTDSSFSYCQHENESLTKEMQQEFHQYPEQNEYKDVYEVWQHPPEMNCVRSKSPQKARHDEIGFEKKSAFVRQKFIEAKCLSIDEQLRQSKEFQDALDVLSSNTDLFLKFLQEPNPMFTQHLYNLQSMPPPETKRITVLKPSKMIDDCKFGGSVKKNEKEIGRATHVGQGNRAKAHMAFSPPVASWNIDENHAQPTRIVVLKPSLGKTHKFRDASSSPSASPRVSQTETSFVNMEANEAQESREVAKSITQLMRVNIGGHQRDETLLSSVFANGYIGDESSFNKSEKEYAAGNLSDSEVMSPASRHSWEYINRFGSPYSCSSMSRASYSPESSVSREAKKRLSERWAMVASNDSFQEQRQMRRSNNSTLGEMLSLSDIKTTGRLEQDSIKEDPQISNSNSVSNSKDDEGITKSPKNLLRSKSVPVCSTAFSSQLNVGAPDPVTGENDLPKHTTKPRSTKSSLKGKVSNFFSSRTKKPNKDRAKYLQSNDDLQSGAKPLRSLSEVDKYSGEFLDDPGVECSTTSLRESSCALTCEDLVGKQPATSPEVVLSGARSLRARHLCIQDQASPISVLETPFEEDEHPARISSGGIKLDRHGAELSVHSLRSNLIDKSPPIGSIARTLSWDDSCADTASSVCVRPSSSTQRTEEVKREWFSFVQTLLTMAGLDEVQSDTFSTMWHSPESPLDPSLREKYIDLNEETIHEAKRRQRRSTQKLVFDCVNAALLEISGYGPDNFQRAIPYMGVHNNLPQGSRLVLLDQVWDRMKEWFSSEVKYLSTDSEDLDSLVVEEMVGKEVMGKWWLENSRLELDNVGIEIEEKLFEELVHESVVELAGSM from the exons ATGAATGGGTTTCAGAATGGCAAGAGTCGTACCCATGATAAACCTTCTCCAGGATGCTTGGGACGAATGGTGAACCTTTTTGATTTAAATTCAGGGGTGGCAGGAAACAGGCTGCTTACAGAGAAACCACATCGTGATG GTTCCCTGTCAAGGAGCCAATCAGATCTGGTGAGGCTGCCGCTACCTTCTGAGGATCAAGTAGAAGAAAAACTGCCGCTACCTTCCGAGGATCAAGTAGAAGAAAAACTG GTTGTCTCGAATTTGAAGAGGTCTAGTTCAAACAGGAAATCAAATGGAACGCCAATGAAGATGCTCATAGCCCAAGAAATGtccaaggaaatagattctagTCACAATCCACCTAGTGTTGTTGCTAAGCTGATGGGACTTGATGCTCTTCCGCAGAAATCTGTTCCAGCTATAGGAAGTCATTTTGGAGGTCATTCACGGTGTCATACAGATTCCTCTTTCAGCTATTGCCAGCACGAAAACGAATCCTTGACGAAAGAAATGCAACAAGAATTTCATCAATACCCCGAGCAGAATGAATATAAAGATGTTTATGAAGTTTGGCAGCACCCCCCAGAAATGAACTGTGTGAGAAGTAAATCCCCACAAAAGGCAAGACACGATGAGATTGGTTTTGAAAAGAAGTCAGCTTTTGTTCGTCAGAAGTTTATTGAAGCAAAATGTTTATCCATAGATGAACAACTTCGCCAGTCTAAGGAATTCCAAGATGCATTGGATGTCTTAAGTTCCAACACGGATCTGTTCCTTAAGTTTTTACAAGAACCAAACCCAATGTTTACTCAGCATTTATATAATTTGCAGTCTATGCCTCCTCCTGAGACAAAGCGAATAACTGTTCTAaaaccatcaaagatgattgaTGATTGTAAATTTGGTGGATCAGTGaagaaaaatgagaaagaaaTAGGCAGAGCCACCCATGTAGGTCAGGGCAACAGGGCCAAAGCTCATATGGCATTTTCCCCTCCTGTAGCTAGTTGGAACATTGATGAAAATCATGCTCAACCTACACGGATAGTCGTATTAAAACCAAGTCTTGGTAAGACTCACAAGTTTAGGGATGCAAGTTCTTCACCATCTGCATCACCAAGAGTATCACAAACTGAAACAAGTTTTGTCAACATGGAGGCTAATGAAGCTCAAGAATCAAGAGAAGTGGCAAAGTCTATTACACAGCTTATGCGAGTAAACATAGGTGGACATCAAAGGGATGAAACATTACTTTCTTCTGTATTTGCAAATGGCTACATTGGTGACGAAAGCTCATTTAATAAATCTGAAAAAGAATATGCAGCTGGAAATCTCAGTGATTCTGAAGTCATGTCACCAGCTTCTAGGCACTCATGGGAATATATCAATAGGTTTGGCAGCCCTTATTCTTGTTCCTCCATGAGCCGTGCTTCTTATTCCCCTGAATCTTCAGTTTCCAGAGAAGCCAAGAAGCGGCTTTCCGAGAGATGGGCGATGGTGGCATCTAATGACAGTTTTCAAGAACAAAGACAAATGAGGAGAAGCAACAACAGCACTTTAGGTGAGATGCTTTCTCTTTCTGATATTAAGACGACCGGAAGATTAGAGCAGGATAGTATTAAAGAAGATCCCCAGATATCAAATTCCAACTCAGTGAGTAATTCCAAAGATGATGAAGGTATCACCAAGTCACCAAAGAATCTTTTGAGATCTAAGTCTGTCCCTGTATGCTCTACTGCATTCAGTTCACAGTTGAATGTGGGTGCCCCAGATCCTGTGACAGGGGAAAATGACCTTCCCAAGCATACAACAAAACCTAGAAGTacaaaatcatcattgaaaGGGAAGGTCTCAAATTTTTTTTCCTCTAGGACCAAAAAGCCAAACAAAGACAGAGCCAAGTATTTGCAATCCAATGATGACTTGCAGTCTGGTGCAAAGCCTTTACGTTCTCTATCAGAAGTTGACAAATATAGTGGTGAATTCCTTGATGATCCAGGGGTTGAGTGCTCAACAACCAGTCTTCGTGAATCATCATGTGCACTAACTTGCGAAGATTTGGTTGGGAAGCAACCCGCAACCTCTCCTGAG GTTGTTCTGTCTGGAGCAAGATCTTTGCGTGCTAGACACCTCTGTATCCAGGACCAAGCAAGTCCTATATCAGTTTTGGAGACACCATTTGAAGAGGATGAACATCCAGCACGTATATCATCTGGAGGTATCAAGCTAGACCGTCATG GTGCTGAGTTGTCTGTTCACTCTTTAAGGTCCAATTTGATTGACAAATCTCCTCCAATAGGATCAATTGCTCGTACATTGTCATGGGACGATTCCTGTGCAGATACAGCCAGTTCAGTTTGTGTAAGACCATCATCATCTACTCAGAGGACTGAGGAAGTAAAACGTGAATGGTTCTCTTTTGTTCAAACATTACTAACCATGGCCGGCCTTGATGAAGTGCAGTCTGATACTTTCTCAACCATGTGGCATTCTCCTGAAAGCCCTTTGGACCCATCACTTAGAGAAAAATACATTGATCTGAATGAGGAGACAATACATGAAGCTAAGCGAAGGCAAAGGAGATCAACCCAAAAGCTTGTGTTTGATTGTGTAAATGCAGCTTTACTAGAAATTTCAGGATATGGGCCAGACAACTTCCAAAGAGCCATACCTTATATGGGGGTCCATAATAATCTGCCACAGGGAAGTAGACTAGTATTGTTGGACCAAGTGTGGGACCGGATGAAGGAATGGTTTTCTAGTGAAGTGAAATATCTGTCTACTGATAGTGAGGACTTAGACAGCCTGGTGGTTGAGGAAATGGTAGGGAAGGAGGTGATGGGCAAATGGTGGCTTGAAAACTCGAGATTAGAATTAGACAATGTAGGAATCGAAATTGAAGAGAAGTTGTTCGAAGAGCTTGTGCATGAATCTGTCGTTGAATTGGCAGGTAGTATGTGA